The genomic window ACAGTGCTGGCGGCACATAGGCTTCACTATGCCGTTCACCAGCGGAGCTTAAACTACGTGAAAGTGTTGCACTTCCTGTACTAAATGACAATGAACTGGCAAGTCGCATCGCCTTCTGAACAGCAACAACAGCCTGTaacgtgattttttatttagtcaTCTTTACAGCTTtcattatggaaaaaaatgaacaaattgaTTTAAGCAAAAACATCGTCTTACCTCACTCCAGACTAAACCTATGTCAGCGTGCACAAGTCGTTTGTAATCTGGCACTAATTTACTGCAGTCGGGCAACTCTCTGTCTTCTCGACTCTCTCGTTCGTTGTCACTTTCATTTGTGTTCCACACACCGGTAGCAGATCGAAGTCTCAATTGCAATCCCATCTTTTCTTCGAGTAACGCGGCTTGTTCTACATCTTTTTTTCGCAGTTCATCTACAAGTGGATATAATCAGATCTATGACTGTCTTATTCTTCAACTCaaagttatcaaaaaataacatttaatTGCGTATCAAGTTCTGTCCACAAATATAGATGAAGACTTCTACTACTATCAGGCGAATTGAATTCTCTTGCTCTATATTTCACTGGTAATATTGTTCTGGTTGAGACAATTATTGGTACGATTTGATGAGTATACATACCGACAATGTCGCGTATATGTGACTGTTTCGCGTCGACAATACGCTGTCTTTCTTCGGCAGATATTGTTGATACAGATGAGGAACGGTTATCCCTATGTTCGTTTTCTCCGTTGTTACCCAGTTCGTCATTTTCGTTCTCTAAATCCTGCGGACATGTTTCAACTGCAGCTCTTATTGCCTGTATCCAGAGCTGTTTGTCCTTGGGTTTTTGCACTTTCAGTTCAAACATTTCCGGATCCGAGGGGTTACTGCTTATCAAATAAATGCCTGAAAGATGAATTACGGTAAACTATATGATTACTAATTTGCGTACCGCGACTGCTTGAATAGGCGAATGATCCCGTAAAGAAAACATTCTTGTACAACCAATAATATAATTGGATTCAAAGATACCTCTGGATTCTTGTCCAGCTTTCTCTCTCACAAGTAGCTTCTGAAGTGAGACAACACCAGCCTTGTTATCTGGTGCAAAGAATGCATATTTCTGATCTCTTGTTTCAGCAAGAAAGAATAATACATCCGATAGAACGACAACAACCACAGGTGCCATTTTGCTACGACCTTGCATCAAGAATGCTGTACCCTCAAATTTGAGGGTACGATTGCTTCCTAGCACATCCGACTTTTTGAACTTCATACCCCGATGCGTGGCGAAAGACTTAGCCTCGATTCTgtcaaatgtaaaaaataatctctATATCAACATGTAGGTAAATGGGTAAGTTaaacaattgtttttcaaatctaGCCCAAAACTATACACAAAAAGAACACGAGAATTCCGTTCCATATTTTTGATCAAGTGCCTTctttagaaattttaaaatattgtaaaaaattggattttgCAAATTGCAGTtgaattcaataaattttcttctgAGGCTTTTAGACTCTGAATGTACACTGTCTGTACTAGAACATTACCGCAGAATcacattatttgaaattaaacttgtaaagaaaaatatcgattgAATTGGCCTTGATGAATTGTGGAAAGGTTCAGAGATTTGTTTTTCATGTCTGATAAACTTTATGTATTCATCAAACCGTCAATTAGTTAACACCATACCTGTGATAGATCTCTAGCTTTCGATCAGCTCGCTCCTTGTCGGCAACTTGGGCATCGACATCCCCTAAAATTTGCTTAACAAGAAGCAACGCTTGGCGTAGATCCTCGACTTCATGGGATGCAACCCCTGTCTTGATCAGAGGTTCAACGAGCAACGGGTATTTTGTCAATCGTTGGGTGACGAAGAGAATGCACTCTGGAATGCCTTTCTTCTTCAAGAGAGGATTTGCCTGTCGATAATCCGTTCTGAATTTACTACCATTATTTCGAAGTAAACAAAACTTTGTTTGGAAAGATCTACATGGCCTAGATATTTAAACTTCTAAAGTTAGTAAAAAGtcatgtaatgaaatgaagaaaaagagattaggtgatttcttttcgttttaaAATCGACAAAAACCGTCAAAGTTAAACTATAGAttaaatgttttcaattttgctcACCTGGCAATGCCGTACAAAGCGAACGAATCTGGGCTCGCTGCGATAATAGTATTTGTAGGCATTCACTGCTTCACGGTGACGACTACAAAAATCACCATACGCACTTTTCATTGATGTAGCATTACCCCCTGAAAACTGTTCGATCAAAATGTCCGCTATAGTTGGCACAACAGAGTTGGACTGTTGGCGTCTCCTCAGCTTTAACAGAAACTTTAGATGAATATCTGTAAGATCTCGTAGCCGAGGAAACATTCGTTCGAGATCTGTAGGTGGTAGGCCAAAATGACGCCTAAGGCCATCAGCGAATATTCGCTCCATAGCCAGTAAAACAAGGCAGTGATGTTTCTCTGTCAAGACAAACTCGTATATGTGCTCCTGTCGCTTAACTTCGCGCTCGCAGCTATTTACAAGACCCCTGGCTACATTGCGCCCCACGGCTGCAGTCCATGAATCGGGTTCCTCTTTTCCCAAGCCCAACTCAGGGTCCAGCCCCTCTAAATCACCGACGTTAAACTGATGACTCTCTTCGCCAAATTCGTGTTCTTCCCAGTTACTGGAAATCGAATGAGTCAAATTATTCATGACATGCTTTAAGGTCGTAAGAACAGCGAAGAAGGTGATGAGTACGATTTTTTTGTTAAGTACTTTCCTGTAAATCAATTTCTCATGAAGATTTGAGCGATGAAATATGGCATATATTCATTCGATTTagtactttgaaaaatatttttaagaaaGTTTGAATACATTACATAAAATCGTGGAGATGACCCCTTTCAAACATACTGCAATATATGAATAGCGACGTTACATAAAATCGGATGACAAACAAATATGAGAGCATATGACACAGAAAGGACTAGATCAGAATGAAGCAATAATCTAATACTAGCATTCGATAAGCAGAAAATTCAAGTACTCGTAGCGACTTGTCATGCTGCGGAGTGTGTGGAAAAAGAATATGGTAAAACTTGACTGATGTATCGTTTATCGTTAGACGCCCGCACCTTGAGAGCTTCCTCAATATGTTTTCAAAGATGAAACATGACTGTTGCTTCAAATCTCAACTATGTTTTTGGGAGAAATCACAGACTCAGATATGGAGCAACATGTCATACCaggttttttgaagtttttttttacaacttaaCTTACCTTGGCGCTTCACGATGGTGTCCAGTGCTATCCCCGTCTCTTTCCTCATTGATCGTTTGACTGCAATAAAAAGAGTTAGAGTtctttttgttaaaaaaagaaaaaaaaattaactcaaCTTCGTGTACCAATTCCTTACTTGTCTACAGCGTAGCCGAACAATGATTGGCATGAACCTTTGCAAACCATGGAGACACAGTTGGGTATCTAGTCCTAATTATAAACACCTCAACAGTGTATTTAATTCCgaaggatttaaaaaaaatattgaaccaAAGCAAAACGCAGACATCTAATAAACGGTATTAATACACTACACCATAGCAAATACGatctataaatattatcccattttgcaattctgtaattcttagttttttttcatgttctaAATGAAACTTAACATTGAATTCGAAAGTTATTCGGCACTGCATAAATTCCTACACCATAATATGGTTACAGCATTATCTAAGATGGTGTCAAACATTGCAGGTCCAATACTTAAAAATAACAGAGAACACAGTTGACATGATCGGAGCTGGTAGCATCTTGTGGACGTTTTTTTTGTATCGACAAATACTGAAAAGAGaccaagagagagagaaagaacaGACGTGCGTTGCGGATAACCAAACTGATTCGATATGTTCAATTCGTTGCTGcagtttttcaataatgctGCTACTGACTACAGTagataggtatatacataagATAGATGTGGACAAAAAAGTGATTGAAAACGATGAGCAAATGGAAATGATGGGAGAAGCAAGCGGTTTTAGAAGCAGAAGGCGTTGAGATTCAGTTTTTCAACACTTTGCGATTGGAGTAGGAACAAAAAGTatttaaactttttcaatgTGCAACAGAGATTTACATATACTTTTCCGTTTCCTTGGATGTTTGGAATGTAAAATATTCATGATACATCCTTTGGAATGTTGTTTAGCTCGCACATATTGGCAACACTTGAGCATTAAATGGGCACCAtgatgaaagatttttcgcTTGATCTTACCAACCAAAATAACAATCATGCATAGTGCAAAATCAACAAATCCTTAGATGGGTGAACGTCATCAGGATGATCATTGTCCACAGTGTTGTGAATACGGTACAACAGCAACAAAGACAACCAACGAATAAACAAACGGACGGATGACGGGACGAAGAAACGTGGCGGCGAGTTTGGCAGGTACAGGTGTAGGATTAGGATAGATGTCAGATATCCGAGACTTACTTGACTCCTAGCTTGGTGGCGACTCGCCGCCAAGGACTGTATCCCGTTGCGGTTTTCTTGTTGCTAATCTCCCTTTTATCGTCGATCAATCAGTACCATTAAATTCCAATTGGTTTGTTGCAGTTGCACGGGAAGGAATGCACGGGGGAAGGAAAAAGCACACACTGCATTAGCGCCATTTAAATTCACGCTATCACTCCTCCTCCCTCCCATTTCTTTACCATTTGCATTTAACACCAATATATCTCTAATCTGTTTCTTCTCcgtcttttctcttttccgtAGCTTTCTtggatgaataaatatattaatacCATCGAATCTAACAGCTTGTTCCGATCTTTGTAAGAATAATTGTGCCGCAGTATAATTATGGGACGAACTGGATGAAAACTAATTTGATGGGTAAAACTAGATCCACTAGCAGGTGTTCTTTACTACTAAATCACATGTAGTGTAATGCGTTGATGTGAGTCTAATGTGAAGAATGCAAAGTAAAAATGTTGTAGCTAccatttttgtgaaatttaattttcttagcTTCCCCTCTGCAACCTGTTGCCAAAAACAATGGGAATACAATGTCTGGGCTCATGAAtagttattttattatggcTGTTACAACGTTTTTGTTCTACACTTTTCAATCGCCATGTTATAATTCCGACACGCTCCACAAATAGTTTCCGCTGCTATTTAATTAACAAACACTGAGATATAGACATATATTTAGAACGACCATGAAATCCTCAATCCTGGACCCAGGCATGCCAGATATACTTGCCTTTACCGCAATTGATTAGATCCAAGCGTATTGTAAAGCAAGAACGACTTTTTCAGCATTCCTAAATTGTAAGCGTCATTGCCAACTAAGAGCTACCATTGCTTGGACAATGGACGCAGGTAGTGCGAAATATACAGAAGCTGCAAATAAACTTGCTTTAAATCGGATGTGTAAACTGAGACTCGGTGTGCCAGTTTTAACGCTCAACTTTTATAGTGTTATGGTTAAGATTTTCACAGATTGATAAAAATCCATTGTTTCGCGATGCTTGGCATATATTCACATGCTCCTTCCACAATATGTGTATAAAGGTGAACAAGCGTTGGCCGagcaaatatatatttttttacgcttatttgaaaaaaaaaaaaagtaacaaaaccTCGAACGCAAATTGGAATTGCGTGTTACTCTGTTCGTGAACGTGATAGCTCAGAATTCATGCCCGCGGAATACTTAAAGCCTGGGATTGTAATGACGTGCGGCCTAATCTGAAGCTGTAAAACCAGAACCAATGCAGCAACTAACGGCGAAccatggaaaaaattattgattagTAATTTCACATACCTCCCGCTGTTCGTCGACAAAGGAGGAGGTAATGAAGACGTCGACCCTCTCTTAGCATTGTTGGTCGCTGCTGGAGTGCCAGACACGGACTTGGATCCCGATTTTGATGAATGTTGCTTCTGCTTGACACACTCCAACGTCAGCTGATCCTTGCATCCTTGACTTTGATGAACAGTAGCTCCGCAATCTACAATTTTCCCAGTTCAGAATCCAGAAAAGTATGGAAAATTTTATAGTGAACTTAActtttaaaatcatgtataacAAGCTTCACTTCATAGATAACACTGGAGAGTGATGATTAACAATGAAACTTGTTTAAATCAACTAATGGTTAAacaatttgatgaaaaaactgACTTTCACAGTGTAGAGCTGGCTTGTTGGCCACCAGCTGCTTGGTGCAAAAATCACATGTTGCCCCGCTTTGATGACTAGCTGCAGCTACCGTCACCCACTGGTGCTGTTGACTTTGGTTTGCTTTTTTGCCGCTTTTATCCTTCAACAAGATGATTTATAAATATAGCGGAAATTTTTACGATGGCAGTTGTTCTGATTGCATGGCCAATGgttaaaaaggaaaaaaacttaCTTTCTTCTTACGAAAGAATAGAGATCCCCGCTTTCGACGTGTCTTCTCAGAATGATTATCGTCGTCCACAACTCCGCTATAATAGAAAAGTAATGTAACCTTTAGTCATAGTTTTGTTTGGAGCAAAGAAAACGTAATTCTGCTATTTTCCAGGATTCGTGTGCATGTGCCATCTCAACTGCTTCCAAAGTGCAAGTAATATAAAAGAGTGAGTTTTTACTCCTATGTTTATGGATCGGGGAATAATTAAATGATATTCTTTACACGGGAATAGCTGCCTACTATGGGAACAGATTTACAATGCCagcaaataataattaaactgCAAAATGCCTAACCCGAATAAAATACTTACTCCGTAAGTAGTTCGTCAAAGGAGGCTTGTGCATTGGGTGTACCTTCTCTGGCCAAATCTCCGTGAAACCCGTGGCTTCGTTGTGGAATAAGATCCTCCGTTTCTGTCTCGCTTCCGCTGCCTCTGTCGTGACGTCCCGGGCCATGTAGAATACTATATGCGCGGTTTAACTTTCAAGCACGTAACACAAATGGCAAGACTAAAGAGCTTGGAGCTAAAGTCCacctcaaattttgaaaattatagcAACAAATTGTTCTATAATTTCTGCTTTATTGCGGAGACTTTAGCTAAAACTCTGCCAAATGGTGATTTAATGAAACTATGGCAAAGATCTAGCAAAgaggttttttaaaaatgtgtaGCCATGCATTTTGATATATAAAGTGAAATTTAGAACAAATGTGAgatgcaaaataaataaaaaatagcatTATGAATAAGCAGTCAAGATTTAACTCGTTGAAACCATAATAAAAGTTGAATCATTTTCGTCCTTGCAGCACAGTCCTCGCGCTTGATTTTCAGTAAACAAATTGGGTCAAGATCCAGAATCGAAAGCAATCCAGTAAAgtgtattatttaaatttcaactgTGTTCGAGTTAGATcaagaatttaaataattgatgtagaatttaaaaaatacatctactgtagaatttaaaaacatcGTATT from Neodiprion lecontei isolate iyNeoLeco1 chromosome 1, iyNeoLeco1.1, whole genome shotgun sequence includes these protein-coding regions:
- the LOC107217207 gene encoding rho guanine nucleotide exchange factor 28 isoform X1 encodes the protein MFAKRQWKLKRVFNATQCFLKLYKTDECPNSGEDSDEDVITDYLSSANPNDSRVARGTDDELDGLTLDGGASESEYTKDGSSVIVMSDRGLDQLKQQPGGIGAQLRSTGPLVPIISVTPHSPGFAKHYPVLDDNLRQLHEIHESIQRMRDLTLTTTGHNARSRLHRHHTQRLSSSCPSLCPLNPVPLRTHEHQDTSSDPDLLVDGSANSSPTHFPSSNRHLPHGSQGVDRRRSWTDLEDSRRGSRHSGQDHHLHLQARTMDETNILNDFSFQRQRSISLSSLESELDLDLDSKPHPTGTVPGSKASRSQASTHSLNEADLIQGDFQKIVAKRERLGESGGLMPGITGSRLPLQKSISTPSIVTPPVHTHLTDSGTRTTPLLTAILHGPGRHDRGSGSETETEDLIPQRSHGFHGDLAREGTPNAQASFDELLTDGVVDDDNHSEKTRRKRGSLFFRKKKDKSGKKANQSQQHQWVTVAAASHQSGATCDFCTKQLVANKPALHCENCGATVHQSQGCKDQLTLECVKQKQHSSKSGSKSVSGTPAATNNAKRGSTSSLPPPLSTNSGREISNKKTATGYSPWRRVATKLGVNQTINEERDGDSTGHHREAPSNWEEHEFGEESHQFNVGDLEGLDPELGLGKEEPDSWTAAVGRNVARGLVNSCEREVKRQEHIYEFVLTEKHHCLVLLAMERIFADGLRRHFGLPPTDLERMFPRLRDLTDIHLKFLLKLRRRQQSNSVVPTIADILIEQFSGGNATSMKSAYGDFCSRHREAVNAYKYYYRSEPRFVRFVRHCQANPLLKKKGIPECILFVTQRLTKYPLLVEPLIKTGVASHEVEDLRQALLLVKQILGDVDAQVADKERADRKLEIYHRIEAKSFATHRGMKFKKSDVLGSNRTLKFEGTAFLMQGRSKMAPVVVVVLSDVLFFLAETRDQKYAFFAPDNKAGVVSLQKLLVREKAGQESRGIYLISSNPSDPEMFELKVQKPKDKQLWIQAIRAAVETCPQDLENENDELGNNGENEHRDNRSSSVSTISAEERQRIVDAKQSHIRDIVDELRKKDVEQAALLEEKMGLQLRLRSATGVWNTNESDNERESREDRELPDCSKLVPDYKRLVHADIGLVWSEAVVAVQKAMRLASSLSFSTGSATLSRSLSSAGERHSEAYVPPALCVPRRAETFAGFDHNKERSPWRDNTTLNSVIPPMKIGHLLSELGEGKEDEEADTATDGNRDQQLAAVQLSHYVYRLFCIVAIQMTTINSLQAQLAAWKDGSGKSTNNRPNPNRQLEELRNLQDQLSREKAAWRASTQQERTELDEQRAQLSRLRDQLTAEQRDVTQQRDQLYRRLEALERQGVSLVTPAATGAAPAHGSQSTDTLPSRKSQDNKRIPLNLISATNQQKVQSSLPPVKQQLPLKLASGSNNNNSRSSSIIANNSPDRHSRAGSSPAIVTSSSFSSPDLSSSNSFSNINTNTQTRLRATRSPPEQPHHHHHNQQQQSQQSQQQQHQQQRTEQPLEEEVIFF
- the LOC107217207 gene encoding rho guanine nucleotide exchange factor 28 isoform X4, yielding MDKRPENLAPFSSDECPNSGEDSDEDVITDYLSSANPNDSRVARGTDDELDGLTLDGGASESEYTKDGSSVIVMSDRGLDQLKQQPGGIGAQLRSTGPLVPIISVTPHSPGFAKHYPVLDDNLRQLHEIHESIQRMRDLTLTTTGHNARSRLHRHHTQRLSSSCPSLCPLNPVPLRTHEHQDTSSDPDLLVDGSANSSPTHFPSSNRHLPHGSQGVDRRRSWTDLEDSRRGSRHSGQDHHLHLQARTMDETNILNDFSFQRQRSISLSSLESELDLDLDSKPHPTGTVPGSKASRSQASTHSLNEADLIQGDFQKIVAKRERLGESGGLMPGITGSRLPLQKSISTPSIVTPPVHTHLTDSGTRTTPLLTAILHGPGRHDRGSGSETETEDLIPQRSHGFHGDLAREGTPNAQASFDELLTDGVVDDDNHSEKTRRKRGSLFFRKKKDKSGKKANQSQQHQWVTVAAASHQSGATCDFCTKQLVANKPALHCENCGATVHQSQGCKDQLTLECVKQKQHSSKSGSKSVSGTPAATNNAKRGSTSSLPPPLSTNSGREISNKKTATGYSPWRRVATKLGVNQTINEERDGDSTGHHREAPSNWEEHEFGEESHQFNVGDLEGLDPELGLGKEEPDSWTAAVGRNVARGLVNSCEREVKRQEHIYEFVLTEKHHCLVLLAMERIFADGLRRHFGLPPTDLERMFPRLRDLTDIHLKFLLKLRRRQQSNSVVPTIADILIEQFSGGNATSMKSAYGDFCSRHREAVNAYKYYYRSEPRFVRFVRHCQANPLLKKKGIPECILFVTQRLTKYPLLVEPLIKTGVASHEVEDLRQALLLVKQILGDVDAQVADKERADRKLEIYHRIEAKSFATHRGMKFKKSDVLGSNRTLKFEGTAFLMQGRSKMAPVVVVVLSDVLFFLAETRDQKYAFFAPDNKAGVVSLQKLLVREKAGQESRGIYLISSNPSDPEMFELKVQKPKDKQLWIQAIRAAVETCPQDLENENDELGNNGENEHRDNRSSSVSTISAEERQRIVDAKQSHIRDIVDELRKKDVEQAALLEEKMGLQLRLRSATGVWNTNESDNERESREDRELPDCSKLVPDYKRLVHADIGLVWSEAVVAVQKAMRLASSLSFSTGSATLSRSLSSAGERHSEAYVPPALCVPRRAETFAGFDHNKERSPWRDNTTLNSVIPPMKIGHLLSELGEGKEDEEADTATDGNRDQQLAAVQLSHYVYRLFCIVAIQMTTINSLQAQLAAWKDGSGKSTNNRPNPNRQLEELRNLQDQLSREKAAWRASTQQERTELDEQRAQLSRLRDQLTAEQRDVTQQRDQLYRRLEALERQGVSLVTPAATGAAPAHGSQSTDTLPSRKSQDNKRIPLNLISATNQQKVQSSLPPVKQQLPLKLASGSNNNNSRSSSIIANNSPDRHSRAGSSPAIVTSSSFSSPDLSSSNSFSNINTNTQTRLRATRSPPEQPHHHHHNQQQQSQQSQQQQHQQQRTEQPLEEEVIFF
- the LOC107217207 gene encoding rho guanine nucleotide exchange factor 28 isoform X7; this encodes MSDRGLDQLKQQPGGIGAQLRSTGPLVPIISVTPHSPGFAKHYPVLDDNLRQLHEIHESIQRMRDLTLTTTGHNARSRLHRHHTQRLSSSCPSLCPLNPVPLRTHEHQDTSSDPDLLVDGSANSSPTHFPSSNRHLPHGSQGVDRRRSWTDLEDSRRGSRHSGQDHHLHLQARTMDETNILNDFSFQRQRSISLSSLESELDLDLDSKPHPTGTVPGSKASRSQASTHSLNEADLIQGDFQKIVAKRERLGESGGLMPGITGSRLPLQKSISTPSIVTPPVHTHLTDSGTRTTPLLTAILHGPGRHDRGSGSETETEDLIPQRSHGFHGDLAREGTPNAQASFDELLTDGVVDDDNHSEKTRRKRGSLFFRKKKDKSGKKANQSQQHQWVTVAAASHQSGATCDFCTKQLVANKPALHCENCGATVHQSQGCKDQLTLECVKQKQHSSKSGSKSVSGTPAATNNAKRGSTSSLPPPLSTNSGREISNKKTATGYSPWRRVATKLGVNQTINEERDGDSTGHHREAPSNWEEHEFGEESHQFNVGDLEGLDPELGLGKEEPDSWTAAVGRNVARGLVNSCEREVKRQEHIYEFVLTEKHHCLVLLAMERIFADGLRRHFGLPPTDLERMFPRLRDLTDIHLKFLLKLRRRQQSNSVVPTIADILIEQFSGGNATSMKSAYGDFCSRHREAVNAYKYYYRSEPRFVRFVRHCQANPLLKKKGIPECILFVTQRLTKYPLLVEPLIKTGVASHEVEDLRQALLLVKQILGDVDAQVADKERADRKLEIYHRIEAKSFATHRGMKFKKSDVLGSNRTLKFEGTAFLMQGRSKMAPVVVVVLSDVLFFLAETRDQKYAFFAPDNKAGVVSLQKLLVREKAGQESRGIYLISSNPSDPEMFELKVQKPKDKQLWIQAIRAAVETCPQDLENENDELGNNGENEHRDNRSSSVSTISAEERQRIVDAKQSHIRDIVDELRKKDVEQAALLEEKMGLQLRLRSATGVWNTNESDNERESREDRELPDCSKLVPDYKRLVHADIGLVWSEAVVAVQKAMRLASSLSFSTGSATLSRSLSSAGERHSEAYVPPALCVPRRAETFAGFDHNKERSPWRDNTTLNSVIPPMKIGHLLSELGEGKEDEEADTATDGNRDQQLAAVQLSHYVYRLFCIVAIQMTTINSLQAQLAAWKDGSGKSTNNRPNPNRQLEELRNLQDQLSREKAAWRASTQQERTELDEQRAQLSRLRDQLTAEQRDVTQQRDQLYRRLEALERQGVSLVTPAATGAAPAHGSQSTDTLPSRKSQDNKRIPLNLISATNQQKVQSSLPPVKQQLPLKLASGSNNNNSRSSSIIANNSPDRHSRAGSSPAIVTSSSFSSPDLSSSNSFSNINTNTQTRLRATRSPPEQPHHHHHNQQQQSQQSQQQQHQQQRTEQPLEEEVIFF
- the LOC107217207 gene encoding rho guanine nucleotide exchange factor 28 isoform X6, translated to MFAKRQWKLKRVFNATQCFLKLYKTDECPNSGEDSDEDVITDYLSSANPNDSRVARGTDDELDGLTLDGGASESEYTKDGSSVIVMSDRGLDQLKQQPGGIGAQLRSTGPLVPIISVTPHSPGFAKHYPVLDDNLRQLHEIHESIQRMRDLTLTTTGHNARSRLHRHHTQRLSSSCPSLCPLNPVPLRTHEHQDTSSDPDLLVDGSANSSPTHFPSSNRHLPHGSQGVDRRRSWTDLEDSRRGSRHSGQDHHLHLQARTMDETNILNDFSFQRQRSISLSSLESELDLDLDSKPHPTGTVPGSKASRSQASTHSLNEADLIQGDFQKIVAKRERLGESGGLMPGITGSRLPLQKSISTPSIVTPPVHTHLTDSGTRTTPLLTAGVVDDDNHSEKTRRKRGSLFFRKKKDKSGKKANQSQQHQWVTVAAASHQSGATCDFCTKQLVANKPALHCENCGATVHQSQGCKDQLTLECVKQKQHSSKSGSKSVSGTPAATNNAKRGSTSSLPPPLSTNSGREISNKKTATGYSPWRRVATKLGVNQTINEERDGDSTGHHREAPSNWEEHEFGEESHQFNVGDLEGLDPELGLGKEEPDSWTAAVGRNVARGLVNSCEREVKRQEHIYEFVLTEKHHCLVLLAMERIFADGLRRHFGLPPTDLERMFPRLRDLTDIHLKFLLKLRRRQQSNSVVPTIADILIEQFSGGNATSMKSAYGDFCSRHREAVNAYKYYYRSEPRFVRFVRHCQANPLLKKKGIPECILFVTQRLTKYPLLVEPLIKTGVASHEVEDLRQALLLVKQILGDVDAQVADKERADRKLEIYHRIEAKSFATHRGMKFKKSDVLGSNRTLKFEGTAFLMQGRSKMAPVVVVVLSDVLFFLAETRDQKYAFFAPDNKAGVVSLQKLLVREKAGQESRGIYLISSNPSDPEMFELKVQKPKDKQLWIQAIRAAVETCPQDLENENDELGNNGENEHRDNRSSSVSTISAEERQRIVDAKQSHIRDIVDELRKKDVEQAALLEEKMGLQLRLRSATGVWNTNESDNERESREDRELPDCSKLVPDYKRLVHADIGLVWSEAVVAVQKAMRLASSLSFSTGSATLSRSLSSAGERHSEAYVPPALCVPRRAETFAGFDHNKERSPWRDNTTLNSVIPPMKIGHLLSELGEGKEDEEADTATDGNRDQQLAAVQLSHYVYRLFCIVAIQMTTINSLQAQLAAWKDGSGKSTNNRPNPNRQLEELRNLQDQLSREKAAWRASTQQERTELDEQRAQLSRLRDQLTAEQRDVTQQRDQLYRRLEALERQGVSLVTPAATGAAPAHGSQSTDTLPSRKSQDNKRIPLNLISATNQQKVQSSLPPVKQQLPLKLASGSNNNNSRSSSIIANNSPDRHSRAGSSPAIVTSSSFSSPDLSSSNSFSNINTNTQTRLRATRSPPEQPHHHHHNQQQQSQQSQQQQHQQQRTEQPLEEEVIFF
- the LOC107217207 gene encoding rho guanine nucleotide exchange factor 28 isoform X2 codes for the protein MFAKRQWKLKRVFNATQCFLKLYKTDECPNSGEDSDEDVITDYLSSANPNDSRVARGTDDELDGLTLDGGASESEYTKDGSSVIVMSDRGLDQLKQQPGGIGAQLRSTGPLVPIISVTPHSPGFAKHYPVLDDNLRQLHEIHESIQRMRDLTLTTTGHNARSRLHRHHTQRLSSSCPSLCPLNPVPLRTHEHQDTSSDPDLLVDGSANSSPTHFPSSNRHLPHGSQGVDRRRSWTDLEDSRRGSRHSGQDHHLHLQARTMDETNILNDFSFQRQRSISLSSLESELDLDLDSKPHPTGTVPGSKASRSQASTHSLNEADLIQGDFQKIVAKRERLGESGGLMPGITGSRLPLQKSISTPSIVTPPVHTHLTDSGTRTTPLLTAILHGPGRHDRGSGSETETEDLIPQRSHGFHGDLAREGTPNAQASFDELLTDGVVDDDNHSEKTRRKRGSLFFRKKKDKSGKKANQSQQHQWVTVAAASHQSGATCDFCTKQLVANKPALHCENCGATVHQSQGCKDQLTLECVKQKQHSSKSGSKSVSGTPAATNNAKRGSTSSLPPPLSTNSGREISNKKTATGYSPWRRVATKLGVNQTINEERDGDSTGHHREAPSNWEEHEFGEESHQFNVGDLEGLDPELGLGKEEPDSWTAAVGRNVARGLVNSCEREVKRQEHIYEFVLTEKHHCLVLLAMERIFADGLRRHFGLPPTDLERMFPRLRDLTDIHLKFLLKLRRRQQSNSVVPTIADILIEQFSGGNATSMKSAYGDFCSRHREAVNAYKYYYRSEPRFVRFVRHCQANPLLKKKGIPECILFVTQRLTKYPLLVEPLIKTGVASHEVEDLRQALLLVKQILGDVDAQVADKERADRKLEIYHRIEAKSFATHRGMKFKKSDVLGSNRTLKFEGTAFLMQGRSKMAPVVVVVLSDVLFFLAETRDQKYAFFAPDNKAGVVSLQKLLVREKAGQESRGIYLISSNPSDPEMFELKVQKPKDKQLWIQAIRAAVETCPQDLENENDELGNNGENEHRDNRSSSVSTISAEERQRIVDAKQSHIRDIVDELRKKDVEQAALLEEKMGLQLRLRSATGVWNTNESDNERESREDRELPDCSKLVPDYKRLVHADIGLVWSEAVVAVQKAMRLASSLSFSTGSATLSRSLSSAGERHSEAYVPPALCVPRRAETFAGFDHNKERSPWRDNTTLNSVIPPMKIGHLLSELGEGKEDEEADTATDGNRDQQLAAVQLSHYVYRLFCIVAIQMTTINSLQAQLAAWKDGSGKSTNNRPNPNRQLEELRNLQDQLSREKAAWRASTQQERTELDEQRAQLSRLRDQLTAEQRDVTQQRDQLYRRLEALERQGVSLVTPAATGAAPAHGSQSTDTLPSRKSQDNKRIPLNLISATNQQKVQSSLPPVKQQLPLKLASGSNNNNSSSSIIANNSPDRHSRAGSSPAIVTSSSFSSPDLSSSNSFSNINTNTQTRLRATRSPPEQPHHHHHNQQQQSQQSQQQQHQQQRTEQPLEEEVIFF